CGACCTCCGCCGCCGGCGCCCCCGCCCCCGCCGACCTGCTGGTGCACGGCGGTGACGTCCTGACCGTCGACGCGGCCGGCACGATCGTGTCCGACGGAGCCGTGGCCGTCCGCGACGGCGAGATCGTGCAGGTCGGCCCGGCCGAGGAGCTGCGCGCGCGGTACGCCGGCGCCGACACCCTCGACGCGACCGGCTGCCTGGTCCTCCCCGGCCTGGTCAACGCGCACACCCATCTGGCGATGACCCTGCTGCGCGGGCGCGCCGACGACGTGACGCTCCAGGGGTTCCTCGATCGGGTGATCCGCTGGGAGAGCGAGCTGCTGTCGGCGGAGAACGTCGCGACGGCGATCCGGGTCGCGATCGCGGAGAGCGTACGGGCCGGGGTGACCTCGGCGCTCGACATGTACTGGTTCCACGAGGCCGCCGAGCGGGTCGCGCGCGAGGCGGGCTGGCGGCTGCACACGGGCCCGACCTTCATGGACGTACCGGATCCGGCCGACCGCATCGCGTACGAGGACCGGCTGGCGTGGGCCCGGCGCGACCTGGAGGGCCGTGCGGCAACGGGCGCGCGGCGGCCCGGTACGCGCCCCGTCCTCTTCGCGCACTCCGCCTACACCCTCTCCCCCGAGCAGCTGACCGACATCGCGGCGCTGGCACGGGAGTTCGGCGCGCTGCTGCACCTCCATGCGGCGGAGAACGCCACCGAGGTCGCCACCGTCGAGGTGCGGTACGGGAAGCGGCCGGTCGAACTGCTCGACGCCCTCGGGCTCCTCGGCCCCGACCTGCTGCTGGCCCACACCGTGGACCTCACCGGGGCCGAGATCGCGGCGCTCGCCCGTACCGGCACGTCGGTCGCCCACTGCCCGGTCTCCAACCTTAAGCTGGGCTGCGGCGTCGCCCCCGTGCCGCGGCTGCTGAGCGCGGGTGTGACGGTCGGCCTCGGCACGGACGGCGCGGTCAGCTCCAACACCCTGGACGTGCTGCGCGCGCTGGGCCTCGCCGCCCTGGTGCACAAGGCCGGCGGGGACCCCACGGCCGTCGGCGCCGAGCAGGCCGTCCGGATGGCCACGATCGAGGGCGCCAGGGCGCTGGGACTCGACGCCCACCTCGGCTCGCTGGAGGTCGGCAAGCGCGCCGACCTGATCGTCCTGGACCTGGGCGGTGCGCACCTGGCACCCCGCCACGACCCCTGGTCGACGCTCGCGTACGCGGCCCGCGCCGAGGACGTACGGGACACGGTCGTCGACGGCCGGATCCTGATGCGCGGCCGGGCGCTCACCACCCTCGACGAGGGCGCGGCGCTCGCGGACCTGGCGGCTCTCGTGTCACGGTCCGACCTCGCGTGAGCCGCATAATGAGACATCGGATGTAAGACGGACGCGAGACAGATGTCAGTCATCGGGTGTCCGAGTGGCAGCCTGAGTGACGGGGAGGCCTGCCATGGCAGTCACCGACGAGGCGATCGAGAAGATCAAGGGAATGATCGTCTCCGGCGCGCTGGGCCCCGGCGACCGGCTGCCCAAGGAGAGCGAACTCGCCGCCGATCTGGGGCTGTCCCGCAACTCCCTGCGCGAGGCGGTGCGCGCCCTCTCCCTGATCCGCATCCTGGACGTACGGCAGGGCGACGGCACGTACGTCACGAGTCTCGACCCGCAGCTCCTGCTGGAGGCGCTGAGTTTCGTCGTGGACTTCCACCGCGACGACACGGTCCTGGAGTTCCTCGCGGTACGCCGCATCCTGGAGCCGGCCGCGACGGCGATGGCGGCGCTGCGGATCAGCGAACAGCAACTGGACGCGCTGAGCGCCCAGTTGGACGCCCTGGGCACCGGGCCGTCGGTGGAGGAACTGGTCGCCTGCGAT
This sequence is a window from Streptomyces ortus. Protein-coding genes within it:
- a CDS encoding FadR/GntR family transcriptional regulator → MAVTDEAIEKIKGMIVSGALGPGDRLPKESELAADLGLSRNSLREAVRALSLIRILDVRQGDGTYVTSLDPQLLLEALSFVVDFHRDDTVLEFLAVRRILEPAATAMAALRISEQQLDALSAQLDALGTGPSVEELVACDLEFHRGIVRSSGNSVLCSLLDGLSGPTTRARVWRGLTQEDAVGRTLREHRAILGALRDRDAEAARSWATVHIASVEQWLRSTL
- a CDS encoding amidohydrolase gives rise to the protein MTVPSPRPATSAAGAPAPADLLVHGGDVLTVDAAGTIVSDGAVAVRDGEIVQVGPAEELRARYAGADTLDATGCLVLPGLVNAHTHLAMTLLRGRADDVTLQGFLDRVIRWESELLSAENVATAIRVAIAESVRAGVTSALDMYWFHEAAERVAREAGWRLHTGPTFMDVPDPADRIAYEDRLAWARRDLEGRAATGARRPGTRPVLFAHSAYTLSPEQLTDIAALAREFGALLHLHAAENATEVATVEVRYGKRPVELLDALGLLGPDLLLAHTVDLTGAEIAALARTGTSVAHCPVSNLKLGCGVAPVPRLLSAGVTVGLGTDGAVSSNTLDVLRALGLAALVHKAGGDPTAVGAEQAVRMATIEGARALGLDAHLGSLEVGKRADLIVLDLGGAHLAPRHDPWSTLAYAARAEDVRDTVVDGRILMRGRALTTLDEGAALADLAALVSRSDLA